One window from the genome of Methylomarinovum caldicuralii encodes:
- the ribF gene encoding bifunctional riboflavin kinase/FAD synthetase, giving the protein MRLIRGLHNLPAPGTVATIGNFDGVHLGHRYVIHRLAEVGARMGLPVTVVLFEPQPQEYFRGAAAPARLTRLREKIARLAELPVDRVLVLRFDRHLAQMPAAAFIERVLVQGLGVKYLVVGDDFRFGRGREGDFTLLRRAGRIRGFEVVQAPSFTLEGVRVSSTRVREALERGDMETAAEFLGRPYSMCGRVAAGRQRGRDLGFPTANIDPFRRKSPVSGVFAVTVAGVAERPWPGMANVGIRPTVAGTRVWLEVHLFDFHGDLYGRQLEVFFRHKLREERRFPSLEALRAQIQQDAAQARQWLEDKEPTWTTNTR; this is encoded by the coding sequence ATGCGCCTGATCCGCGGCCTCCACAACCTGCCGGCGCCCGGGACGGTGGCGACCATCGGCAATTTCGACGGCGTCCACCTGGGGCACCGCTACGTCATCCACCGCCTGGCGGAGGTGGGGGCGCGGATGGGGCTGCCGGTGACGGTGGTGCTGTTCGAACCCCAGCCGCAGGAGTATTTCCGAGGTGCCGCGGCGCCGGCGCGGTTGACCCGTCTGCGGGAGAAGATCGCCCGGCTGGCCGAGCTGCCGGTGGACCGGGTCCTGGTGCTGCGCTTCGACCGGCATCTGGCGCAGATGCCGGCCGCGGCGTTCATCGAGCGGGTGCTGGTTCAGGGGCTGGGGGTGAAGTATCTGGTGGTGGGGGATGATTTCCGTTTCGGCCGGGGGCGGGAGGGGGATTTCACCCTGCTGCGCCGGGCCGGCAGGATCCGAGGTTTCGAGGTGGTTCAGGCTCCCTCGTTCACCCTGGAAGGCGTGCGCGTGAGCAGCACCCGGGTGCGCGAGGCGCTGGAGCGGGGAGACATGGAGACCGCGGCGGAATTCCTCGGCCGGCCCTATTCCATGTGCGGCCGGGTGGCCGCCGGGCGTCAGCGGGGCCGGGACCTGGGGTTTCCCACCGCCAACATCGACCCGTTCCGCCGCAAGAGCCCGGTCAGCGGGGTGTTCGCCGTTACCGTCGCCGGGGTGGCCGAACGCCCTTGGCCGGGGATGGCCAACGTCGGCATCCGTCCCACGGTCGCCGGCACCCGGGTGTGGCTCGAGGTGCATCTGTTCGATTTTCACGGCGATCTGTACGGTCGCCAGCTGGAAGTGTTCTTCCGGCACAAATTGCGCGAGGAGCGCCGCTTTCCCTCGTTGGAGGCGTTGCGCGCCCAGATTCAACAGGACGCGGCCCAAGCCCGCCAGTGGCTCGAAGACAAGGAACCCACATGGACTACAAACACACGCTGA
- the ileS gene encoding isoleucine--tRNA ligase: protein MDYKHTLNLPKTDFPMRANLAKREPERLARWQKMNLYQKVRERFAGSPKFVLHDGPPYANGPIHIGHAVNKILKDFIVKSKALSGFDAPYVPGWDCHGLPIEQQVEKKVGKAGVKVSPAQFRAACRDYARSQVELQRKDFVRLGGLADWEHPYLTMAPEFEANILRAFGKILAHGHVTRGAKPVYWCTDCGSALAEAEVEYENKRSPAIDVRFRVVDEADFLARCHRVPDHEGEGPISVVIWTTTPWTLPANQAVAVHPELEYAVVQCRTDKGPERLVVAEGLLKDVMARYGIDDYRVVAYCRGRDLEGVKLRHPFYDRQVPVILGEHVTLEAGTGAVHTAPGHGEDDYLVGRKYDLPVDNPVGGDGRFLPNTPLFAGEHVFTANDKVIEVLRERGALLHAEVIEHSYPHCWRHKTPIIFRATPQWFIAMDKQGLRQKALEEIKKVRWIPDWGQARIEAMVENRPDWCISRQRNWGVPIAVFLHKETGELHPRTQEFIEEVARRMEEKGIDAWFELDPEALLGEEAGQYDKVTDILDVWFDSGVTHECVLRRRQELGFPADMYLEGSDQHRGWFQSSLLTSVAINDAAPYRQVLTHGFTVDEKGYKMSKSRGNVVAPQQVMDRLGADVLRLWVSATDYRGEMAVSDEILGRTADVYRRLRNTARYLLANMVGFDPAAHKVPYEDMLPLDHWAVDRALQLQREVIAAYEDYQFHRVYQKVHNFCAVDMGGFYLDVIKDRQYTCQADSLARRSAQTAMYHIAEALVRWLAPILSFTADEIWEFMPGEREESVFLTTWYEGLQALPEDQPMNRAFWERVLAVREAVSKELEKLRERGGIGSSLEAEVTLYADEALQEILGRLADELRFVLITSSAEVRTLAEAPAAAEPAEELAGLKILVEPSLHPKCVRCWHRREDVGSHPEHPQLCGRCVENVAGSGEVRRYA, encoded by the coding sequence ATGGACTACAAACACACGCTGAACCTGCCCAAGACCGATTTCCCCATGCGCGCCAACCTGGCCAAGCGCGAACCCGAGCGCCTGGCCCGCTGGCAGAAAATGAACCTGTACCAAAAGGTGCGCGAGCGTTTCGCCGGCAGCCCCAAGTTCGTGCTCCACGACGGCCCTCCCTACGCCAACGGTCCCATCCACATCGGCCACGCGGTCAACAAGATCCTCAAGGATTTCATCGTCAAGTCAAAGGCCCTGAGCGGCTTCGACGCCCCCTACGTGCCCGGCTGGGACTGCCACGGCCTGCCCATCGAGCAGCAGGTGGAGAAAAAGGTGGGCAAGGCCGGGGTCAAGGTCAGCCCCGCCCAGTTCCGCGCCGCCTGCCGCGACTACGCCCGTTCCCAGGTGGAGCTGCAGCGCAAGGATTTTGTCCGCCTCGGCGGGCTGGCGGACTGGGAGCATCCTTATCTCACCATGGCGCCGGAGTTCGAGGCCAACATTCTGCGCGCCTTCGGCAAGATCCTCGCCCACGGCCATGTCACCCGCGGCGCCAAGCCGGTGTACTGGTGCACCGACTGTGGCTCGGCGCTGGCGGAAGCCGAGGTGGAATACGAGAACAAGCGCTCGCCGGCCATCGACGTGCGTTTCCGGGTGGTGGACGAGGCCGATTTTCTGGCCCGCTGCCACCGGGTGCCCGACCACGAAGGGGAAGGCCCGATCTCGGTGGTGATCTGGACCACCACGCCCTGGACCCTGCCCGCCAACCAGGCGGTCGCCGTCCATCCGGAGCTGGAATACGCCGTGGTCCAGTGCCGCACCGATAAGGGGCCGGAACGTCTGGTGGTGGCCGAAGGGCTGCTCAAGGACGTCATGGCCCGTTACGGCATCGACGACTACCGCGTCGTGGCTTACTGCCGCGGCCGGGATCTGGAGGGCGTCAAGCTCCGGCATCCCTTCTACGACCGCCAGGTGCCGGTCATCCTGGGCGAGCACGTCACCCTGGAGGCCGGCACCGGCGCGGTCCACACCGCCCCCGGCCACGGTGAGGACGATTATCTGGTGGGGCGCAAATACGACCTGCCGGTGGACAATCCTGTCGGCGGCGACGGCCGTTTCCTGCCCAACACCCCGCTGTTTGCGGGCGAGCACGTGTTCACCGCCAACGACAAGGTCATCGAGGTGCTGCGCGAGCGCGGCGCCCTGCTGCACGCCGAGGTGATCGAGCACAGCTATCCCCACTGCTGGCGCCACAAGACTCCGATCATCTTCCGCGCCACGCCGCAGTGGTTCATCGCCATGGACAAACAGGGGCTGAGGCAAAAGGCGCTGGAGGAAATCAAAAAGGTGCGCTGGATCCCCGACTGGGGCCAGGCCCGCATCGAGGCGATGGTGGAAAACCGCCCCGACTGGTGCATCTCGCGCCAGCGCAACTGGGGAGTGCCGATCGCGGTGTTCCTCCACAAGGAAACCGGCGAGCTGCATCCGCGCACCCAGGAATTCATCGAGGAAGTCGCCCGGCGCATGGAGGAAAAGGGGATCGACGCCTGGTTCGAGCTCGACCCCGAGGCGCTGCTGGGCGAGGAAGCCGGGCAGTACGACAAGGTGACCGACATCCTCGATGTCTGGTTCGACTCCGGCGTCACCCACGAATGCGTATTGCGCCGCCGCCAGGAACTGGGCTTTCCCGCCGACATGTACCTGGAGGGCTCCGACCAGCACCGGGGCTGGTTCCAGTCCTCGCTGCTGACCTCGGTGGCCATCAACGACGCCGCTCCCTACCGCCAGGTGCTGACCCACGGTTTTACCGTGGACGAGAAGGGCTACAAGATGTCCAAGTCCCGCGGCAACGTGGTGGCCCCCCAGCAGGTGATGGACAGGCTCGGCGCCGACGTGCTGCGCCTGTGGGTGTCGGCCACCGACTACCGCGGCGAGATGGCGGTTTCCGACGAGATCCTTGGCCGCACCGCCGACGTTTACCGCCGCCTGCGCAACACTGCCCGTTATCTGCTGGCCAACATGGTCGGTTTCGACCCGGCCGCGCACAAAGTGCCCTATGAGGACATGCTGCCCTTGGACCACTGGGCGGTGGACCGGGCCCTGCAGTTGCAGCGGGAGGTGATCGCCGCCTACGAGGACTACCAGTTCCACCGCGTCTATCAAAAGGTCCACAATTTCTGCGCCGTGGACATGGGCGGTTTCTATCTCGACGTCATCAAGGACCGCCAGTACACCTGCCAGGCCGACAGCCTGGCGCGGCGTTCGGCCCAGACCGCCATGTACCATATCGCCGAGGCGCTGGTGCGCTGGCTGGCGCCGATCCTGAGCTTCACCGCCGACGAGATCTGGGAGTTCATGCCCGGCGAGCGGGAGGAATCGGTGTTCCTCACCACCTGGTACGAGGGGCTGCAGGCGCTGCCGGAGGACCAGCCCATGAACCGCGCCTTCTGGGAGCGGGTGCTGGCGGTGCGCGAGGCGGTGTCCAAGGAGTTGGAGAAGCTGCGCGAGCGCGGCGGCATCGGTTCCTCGCTGGAAGCGGAGGTCACCCTCTATGCCGATGAGGCGTTGCAGGAGATCCT
- a CDS encoding DUF4962 domain-containing protein encodes MIIAALRARYLFLPAVFSLLAVLPAAEGDLAGFRFSHPRLPVPTAGERRRLKEALPPIDQHALVGVVDFYPAILKVYLHPDAEKIDTLVGRLSGLAYQGRGHRQAMRLALAYDWLYPQLSPTQRAALQGKLAEGCRYLRDYIESAALSPYNVYLYNAPFQALMAVAIALYGDHPRGAGCMAYARDLWKHRVLPVWRQVMGQTGGWHEGGEYVGIGIGRAVYSVPAMWRRATGEDLFREPGIRGFLDFLVYRHRPDRTHMRWGDAGYFDRRVPERYALALEYRNAAAYTFFGCPRRLRPTAWPWGPLPDDSLCRPEVVETLPLQKHFDGIGMVIARSDWRKDATYVTFKAGDNYWSHTHLDQGSFTLYKGGPLVIDSGLYGPRYGSDHHMNYSYQTIAHNVVTVTDPDDTAPMPGKDKKPPRPIANDGGQRRVGSGWGKRAPIDLDEWLENYDTYHTGRIARYHAGDDLVVAVAELTPAYTNSRCREGNFFDRTCRVERYWRTFLYDRRNDVVVIHDDVTATNPAFIKRLLIHTLERPSLGEGGFQVKVPPKPQLHRRGGHLEAKVLFPKQAYLNPIGGSGFEFWVDGRNYDEGGEVWRKVAAHREPRPEPGRWRVEVVPPAARKRDRFLLVLKPALRGEVNPATVIPWQEGEAIGFRLQGKRPLRLRFPADRPGVLVDLPGESLDLTLRAR; translated from the coding sequence ATGATTATAGCGGCTCTCAGGGCACGATACCTTTTCCTCCCCGCCGTTTTCTCCCTGCTGGCGGTGTTGCCGGCCGCCGAAGGCGATCTGGCGGGATTCCGTTTCTCCCATCCGCGCCTGCCGGTGCCGACGGCAGGGGAGAGGCGGCGCCTAAAGGAAGCGCTGCCGCCCATCGATCAGCACGCACTGGTAGGGGTGGTGGATTTCTATCCTGCCATTCTGAAAGTCTATCTGCATCCCGATGCGGAGAAGATCGATACCCTCGTCGGCCGGTTGTCCGGCCTGGCCTACCAGGGGCGCGGCCACCGCCAGGCGATGCGGCTTGCTCTGGCCTACGATTGGCTCTACCCGCAACTTTCCCCAACTCAACGCGCCGCCCTGCAGGGGAAACTCGCCGAAGGTTGCCGCTATCTGAGGGACTACATCGAAAGTGCTGCCCTGTCGCCTTACAACGTCTATCTCTACAACGCCCCGTTCCAGGCGCTGATGGCGGTGGCCATCGCCCTCTACGGCGATCATCCCCGGGGCGCCGGCTGCATGGCCTATGCCCGCGATCTGTGGAAGCACCGGGTCCTGCCGGTCTGGCGTCAGGTGATGGGCCAAACCGGCGGCTGGCACGAAGGCGGGGAATACGTGGGAATCGGCATCGGCCGGGCGGTGTACAGCGTGCCGGCGATGTGGCGCCGGGCCACGGGGGAGGACCTGTTCCGGGAGCCTGGGATCCGGGGATTTCTGGATTTTCTCGTTTATCGCCACCGTCCCGACCGGACCCACATGCGCTGGGGCGATGCCGGCTACTTCGACCGCCGGGTGCCGGAGCGCTATGCCCTGGCGCTGGAGTACCGCAACGCCGCTGCCTACACCTTCTTCGGGTGTCCCCGCCGGCTCCGCCCGACCGCCTGGCCCTGGGGGCCGCTGCCGGACGATTCCCTGTGCCGCCCGGAGGTGGTCGAAACCCTGCCGCTGCAGAAACACTTCGACGGTATCGGTATGGTCATCGCCCGCAGCGACTGGCGCAAGGATGCCACCTACGTCACCTTCAAGGCCGGCGACAACTACTGGTCCCACACTCACCTGGACCAGGGCAGCTTCACCCTCTACAAGGGCGGGCCGCTGGTCATCGACAGCGGCCTCTACGGACCGAGATACGGTTCCGACCACCACATGAACTACAGCTACCAGACCATCGCCCACAACGTCGTCACCGTGACCGATCCGGACGACACCGCACCGATGCCGGGCAAGGACAAGAAACCGCCGCGTCCCATCGCCAACGACGGCGGCCAGCGCCGGGTCGGCTCCGGGTGGGGGAAGCGGGCGCCTATCGATTTGGACGAATGGCTGGAGAACTACGACACTTACCACACCGGCCGCATCGCCCGTTATCACGCTGGCGACGATCTGGTAGTGGCGGTGGCGGAACTGACCCCCGCCTATACCAACAGCCGTTGTCGGGAAGGCAATTTCTTCGATCGCACCTGCCGGGTCGAACGCTACTGGCGCACTTTCCTCTACGACCGCCGCAACGACGTGGTGGTGATCCACGACGACGTGACCGCCACCAACCCCGCTTTCATCAAGCGCCTTCTGATTCACACCCTCGAACGACCGAGTCTCGGTGAGGGCGGTTTTCAGGTCAAGGTGCCGCCGAAGCCGCAACTGCATCGCCGCGGCGGGCACCTGGAGGCGAAGGTGTTGTTTCCCAAGCAGGCCTATCTGAATCCCATTGGCGGGTCCGGCTTCGAATTCTGGGTGGATGGCAGAAATTATGATGAAGGCGGTGAGGTCTGGCGCAAGGTGGCGGCCCACCGGGAGCCCAGACCGGAGCCGGGGCGCTGGCGGGTGGAGGTGGTGCCGCCGGCGGCCCGCAAGCGCGACCGTTTCCTGCTGGTGCTGAAGCCCGCGTTGCGGGGGGAGGTCAATCCGGCCACAGTGATCCCGTGGCAGGAAGGCGAAGCCATCGGTTTCCGCCTGCAGGGAAAACGCCCGCTCCGGTTGCGGTTCCCGGCCGACCGTCCCGGCGTCCTCGTCGATCTGCCGGGCGAATCTCTCGATCTGACCCTCAGGGCCCGTTGA